The DNA segment ataactctaCAACAATATTTCTTAAAACAGAATAATAACCATTCGGTTATTCTAACACTCCCCCTCAGTCGAAGTAGGAGAAGGACGAATGCATAGAATGTTTCGAAATTCCTCAAACAGAACTTGGGGAAGGCCTTTGGTAAAGATGTCAGCTATTTGATAACGTGAAGAAACATGCAAAACACGTACCTTGCCCTTAGCAACCTTTTCACGAACAAAATGTATATCCATCTCAATGTGCTTAGTTCGCTGATGTTGAACAGGATTGCCCGATAGGTAAATCGCACTGACGTTATCACAATATACCAATGTGGCCTTTTGGATAGGAcaatgaagctcaagtaaaagaTTACGTAGCCAACATGACTCAGAAACAACATTAACAACCCCTCTATATTCGGCCTCGGCACTGGACCGGGAAAGAGTTGCTTGGCGTTTAGCAGACCAAGTGATAAGATTGTCCCCAAGAAATACGCAATAACCCGAGGTTGACCGTCTAGTGTCCGGACAACCGCCCCAATCAGCGCCGGTATAGGCCAAAAGAGTGGATGTGGAGCTCGAAAAAAGATGAAGACCATGAGAAATAGAACCCTGAACATACCGAATAATACGCTTGAGAGCATGCATATGGACCTCCTTCGGATCATGCATGAACAAACATACCTGTTGAACAGCATAAGTGATATCGGGTCGAGTAAAAGTCAGATACTGAAGAGCTCCGGCAAGACTCCGGTATTGGGAAGGATCGACATATGTTGGACTGTCAGTAGCAGAAAGCTTGGACTTAGTATCCACAGACGTGAAGGAAGGTTTACAAGACGACATTCCTGCACGCTCAATAATTTCTTTGGCATATTTCTTTTGagataaaaacaaaccacatgaaTTACGAGTAACCGCAAAACCAAGAAAATAGCTCAAGGGACCCAAATCCTTCATAGCAAATTCGGAGCTAAGAGTAGAAATAATGTGCTTACGAAGAGCATCAGAGGAAGTTGTGAGGATGATGTCATCGACATATAACAACATATAAGCAATAtgtgacctatgatgataaatGAAGAGGGAGTGATCCGAAGTACTATGAATAAATCCAAGAGTACACACAAAATCTGCAAATCGCTTGTACCAAGCACGAGGGGCTTGTTTGAGGCCATACAAGGATTTCTTCAACATACATACATGATTCGGCTTGTCAGGATCCTGATAACCAACCGGTTGATGCATATACATGGTTTCTTTCAATTCACCATGTAAGAAAGCATTCTTGACATCCAATTGATGGATATCCCAATGCTTGGAGAGAGCCAAACTGAGAACAGTACGAATAGTTGCGGGTTTTACAACCGGACTAAACGTTTCACCACAATCAACGCCCACCTGCTGACTTTTCCCATCACCTACAAGACGGGCTTTATGCCTCTCAAAAGAGCCATCAGAATGCTCTTTATGAGCAAAAACCCACAAAGAACGAATAACATTAACATCAGGTGGACGAGGCACCAacacccacgtcttatttttaATAAGAGCATTAAATTCATCATCCATAGCAGTTTTCCAATTCCGATCATGAAGAGCAGACACAGGGTTACGAGGCAAAGGAGACCTAGACACGACAGTATTTAGGTTAAATTGACTCTTGGATTTAAAAATCCCACATTGACTCCTAGTAACAGGACGAGAAGACATATTGGGAAGAGGAGGtaatggtggtggagttgggaTCGGTGAGGGAAGTAGAGGTGGGTTGTTTGTATGATGGGAAAGAGAGGCCGAGATATCAGATGGGGTCAGATTTGGGCTTGGCAAGGATGGTTCCGATGGACCAGCGACATGGGTCAGGTGGAGGATCGATGGGTCGGGTGAGAGAGGGTCGGATAACAGTGGCTGCCCACGGCTAATAGGAGGGCTGTTTTGGGCTCGGGTTGGGGTAGAAACCGGCGGGGTGTCAAGAGGAGGCCCATTAGTGAGATGAAATTGCACATAGGGTGTAAGTCCATGATCCAAAAAATCATAACTAGACACAGTGGGTGGAGGAATAGTGGCGAAAggaaattgagtttcatcaaAGATCACATGACGACATACTATGATTTTCTTAGACTCCATATCATAACATTTATACCCCCGGTGATGAGACGGATAGCCTAAAAAGACACAAGGAGTGGACCTAGCTTGGAGTTTGTGAATTGTGGTGGATGGAAATAAAGGATAACATAAACACCCAAAGACTCTCAAATGGGAATACACAGGATCGGTCCTATAGAGCACACATAATGGGGATTGGAATTCTAAATTTTTAGTTGGACGAATATTGAGAAGATAAGTGGCCATTTGAAGTGCATGATGCCAAAAATATGATGGGATGGAAACATGAACTAAAAGTGTGCGGATAATATTATTGATGCTACGAAGTTTTCTCTCGGATTTCCCATTTTGAGACGAAGTATGAGGACACGAGAAACGAAAAGAAATTCCATTAGCATTACAAAAATCCCAAAAAACTTTATTATCAAACTCCctcccattgtcacattggatatttttaattttcctttcAAATTGAGTACGGATTAGTGCTCGAAATTGTAAAAAGATAGAGAAAACATCTGACTTTTTATGCAAGGGAAATGTCCACacaaaattagaaaaatcaTCCAAAAAAACAATGTAATACCGATGCCCCCATTGAACTTAAAATAGGAGACGTCCATAAATCGCAATGAACAATATCAAACGGCAAAGAAGTTTTATTATTGGATGAAATAAATGGCAACTTAATATGTTTTCCAAGAGGACAAGATCGACAAATTGAACTACTACGAAGAGAATTACATTCAATAAATTTCTTTTGTCTAAGAGCATCTAACACCGGAGAGTCGGGATGTCCTAAGCGGTCATGCCATAAGGATGACGTTAAAATAGCAAAACTAGAAGGAGGACTTGGCGGGAAGGTGGCTTTGGTAGTGACGGGATAAAGGTCGCCTTGACTCTCACATTTCATTATACGCCGGcccgtctgaaaatccttcacagaaaatCCAAACGGGTCAAATTCGACAGATACTGAATTGTCAAAAGTAAACTTATGGACAGAGactaaatttttaataatatgtgGAGCATATAAAACATTTCTCAAGGCTAATGGTGGATATGGGTGAGTTAAGTTTGTGTGCCCTAGTCCATGAATCGGAATTGAATATCCATTATCAACAATTATGCCATGATTATTGCTCATATTAAAAATAGACGAGAGTTTACCCTTATCAGACGTCATATGTGAAGTAGCGCCTGTGTCCATGTACCATGGATTTTCCGGAGGATTGAGGCTCAGAGTGTACAAAGAAGATTCAATATCCGTAGGCTCGGAATCGGTACCAGTATGAAAGGCCTGTTGTGGGCGGGGGCCTAACAGCCCTACATTCTGGGCCGGAGGAGGACTTGTGTAATTGCCAGTGGACCGAGCCCATGACTGAGATGGATATGGACATGGAGGGGCCTGCCAAGGAACCCAAGACTAAGAGCCCTGTTGTGAACCTCCCCAGGACGGCTGCTGCCACTGATTTGCCGAACCACAACTGCCCGGCCGGTTCGTCGGATTATTTCCACGGCCACCGCCATTGCCGCCACCacgagaattattattattattccagCGCCCCTTTTTCTTATTCTGTCCCCGATTGCCTCCTTAAATCGGACAAGATTGTTGCTGCATATACCCAAACAGATTAGCAGACGGAGGAAAAAAGGGAGAAGATCCCGCCGCCACCAAAAGAGTCCCCGCCGAGGCAGTAGCGGCCTTCTTCGCTAAACCGGCCTCTTCCAATATAACCATCGATCGATCCTGATTAAATAAAGGAAGAGGATCCTTTTGTCGAATAATAGTGTCGATACTATTATATGCTTCAGTGAGACCCGAAACCATCTGAAGAACAAGTCAGTCATTCGACACCGGGGAATCCACATTACGGAGTTGATCCGATAATTCCTTTAGACGTTGACAATAAGTATTGGCGGAAGAAAAATCCTTCATATGAGTATGAGAAAACTCTTGTTCAATTGAAACTGCACGGGAATGCTTATTGTCCCGAAAGATGTCACGTAAACGATTCCACGCCTTCATGGCGGTAGCATCCGGCTCAATTATCGTCTCTAAAAGATCATTAGTAATGGTGGCATAAATCCACCCAAGAACCGTGGCATCTAAGGTTTCCCATTGATCTTTGGCAGCCTCATCGGAGGGAGAGGCAACGGCTTTACCATTCGGAATGATATGGTGGATAACTTTGTGGGATTTGGCAAAAACTTTAAAGAGTTCCGCCTAGGTAGAATATTGAACCTTCTCCAAACTAAGAATAATGGAGATATGGTTTTTAATATTAGACACCCTAAGCGTCGGATGAAACTTGGAGTCAGTCATGATGAACAGATTAATCGAGAAACGGAAGGTAGAGGTGAAGATTGGCCGACCAGTATAGAGAGACTGGAAAAGAAAAGGACGGCGGCTCTAGGAAGAAAACTAggtttgctctgataccataatagAAAATAATCTGTTgattatttcttaagcctaacacggcatatatacaaatatactAGGTTGTccctaaatccgattttttctattagatacaaaaaaaatttaaatgttaaaaatcttaaacacattatagtttaatttttaaaaaatttatattggtaattaaaaattggttgttaaacacaaaaaaaaacttttttttacaCATCACGTGTAAAATCGGTTCTTCCAACCGAACAATCTTATATTCGCTGCTGATTGGGTTCCATTTTATCTGTCGAGACTGGATGGTTCAGGTTCTAACATGTCATGCTAAGTGGCCTCAAAGGATTGTAGAAGCTCGGGGTATCAAGGAGGCGATGGGGTGGATCCAACGTTACGGTTGGGGTCGTGATCGGGTGGAGATGGACAAGGGGTCGTTGAAATGCTTATTTGATAGTGTGTTTAATGTATTTAGAGTCTCGCATACTAAACGTGATGCTAATAGCATGATAAATGTAATAGCCAAAGTTTTTCTTTACCTAATCCCTCTGATTGCTTCTCAATTTCAAGGTTTGTGGTTGTGTTTGATGTCTCTTGTTCTTAATACATCACCAACTCTCTGAACTTGTCGATTGGCTCTCTAAACTTTATAAACGtctcaccagctctctaaacttgcttatttcgtatcactagctccctaaatttgtccataaaagtagatcagctccctgaactttgcaagtgtcttacCAACTCCTCAAACGTGTTTATTATGtaataactaaatacaaaaacataATATCttcatccattcaatctctcaaacctacaatactaactcttataataggttgaaaagTAGGAGAaacgaaaaaattacctctcgaatagataaaaatgtatttttagaatttaggtttaataagtttttgtatttagttattacagaataagcaagtttagagagttggtgagacacttgtaaagtttagggggctaatcTACTTCTattgacaagtttagggagatggtgatacaaaataagcaagtttagggagtttgTGAGACATTTACAAAGTTTAGAaaaccaatctactattttagacaagttcaagaAACTTGGTAATgtattaggaaaaaaaaacattaaaacttgTTCCATaagaacttttttttatatataattgttcCATAAGAACTTATTATTTGAAGTATTAGAAACAAATCCAAATTCATCCCACGCATTTCTGGGAGAGGGTAATATAGTAAAATTTTGTTCTTAACTTCTTGTTTCGAGAAATTTTGAGCTCATCTAATAGAATCCATAAAATTAAACTCTTACTTGTCGGGCACCATCCCATATATAGGGGATTTTATACTAGGGTCCAGGTTTCCAACTCACTCAAAGGACCTTCCACACACAAACTGACAAGTGTCCCACTTTTTCCAagtcatcaaataaaaaaaatccaataatcATATTCATATACCAAAAAATAAACATTCATCAGTTCTTCCTCCGTCCTGTTTGTTTGAGCAACCAAAACAAATTGGAGTGTCGTCCATCGTCACCACCGTCTATCTCCCCACCAGCCACTACTATAGTTAATTCTTTACCTAACCCAACCCTCTCGTATAGGTAATTACTCCCTCTGTAGCCTCTTTTTCTCATGTCTCTGAAACTTCCTCTTCCTCACTCTAAAAAGTCGAAATTGGAGTCCATTTACTTGTTGTTTTGCtagattttcttcttccttgaaTTCAATAAGGGTTTTATTATTTGACAATAAGGTGCGGATATTGAGGGGAGAGGGAAAATGAGAGATCTGATTTTGTTTTGAAGAAATGGAGGAGAAAGGAGTGTGGGTGCAAAGTTTGATTGCTATAGTAAATGAAATAGCTTCTATTTCCGATCAAGGAGTTGCTCGAATTGGCAGCGAAGGCAACAAGATTTACCTGGTGTATATGCATTTTTCTGttctttttcgttttttctttCATTGAATGAGTTTCAGAATCGTTGAATGAGTTTTAGCAGttctgagattttttttttttttgctgttgGGGAAGTTTTGCAAGCACTTCTGGTAATAAAATTTTTTCCCTCCACTGAGGAGCGGAGCCGATGGTGGAGAGATAATAACGGTGATGACAGGCGGCCCTGCAATTGTTTTTAGCTGCATCAAACAAATAGGAAGGAGGAACTCATTAACGTTTTTTTGATATATGATTAttggatttctttttatttgatgatttgGAAAAAGTGGGACACTTGTCAGTTTGTGTGTGGAAGGTCCTTTGGGTGAGTTGGGAAACCCGGACCCTAGTATAAGGTGGTTAAGGGAAGGGGTCGTTTCACCTCTGCCTACTCATCTATCTTCATATGTGGAGTGTTGATTGCATTCCTAGTAAATAGAGGGTTACACTTTCTTTTTGTCCAAACTCAGACCAAAAcgacattttttttatctgaaaaaaaaggataagatgcaaaatgtagacatgagcaattttaccataaCGTCTAGAATGACCTCTGCTTTAATCTCCGACTTCAGCTTTAGTAGATGCAACAATAGATTTGACCTCTTATCTTTTTTTAGCTCTGTTTGTATACCTTCTATCTTCCTCTTTTCCCTCAGTATATGAGAAGCAtaatcttctccttcttcttcctcctcttctcattcttccttcttcttcctcctattCTCGTTCTTCCTTTTATCCTtcttttcttgttcttcctctcctcctcctcttcctcctccatcttcatctacttcttcttcttccatggtCTCATAAATCTCAAATAAACTTTGTAGATCTACTCCACGACTGTTGATATAGTCATGGAGTCTCTTAGACCACACACGTTTTTTGTCGTCCTTCATAACTATTTGAGATTCTAGAGCTTTAGACGACTACAAAATATCCAAAGATCAAATTGCAAAACAAAAGCATAAACTGAACAAAACACATATTAAAGGTGCGCATATACACAAAACATCTTATTTACTTACATTGAACACTTTTGCTTCTTCTTTGAATATCCGTTTTTTTGGCGTTGTCCATCTACTCAGGCGTAGGAGGACGTCACTTGCTCTTTTGACATAGAATTTATATGGCACCTTCCATACTTCAAGTATCTAAACTTGTACAAAAGTTTAAATCAATTAAACCATGTTGATACAAATCTAAATTCAACCATACGAATCATACCTAGAATGTATGTGTTAACCCAATTAGTTGATATGGAACAGCGATAACGATCTTTCCTTTAATGAAATTTTCAAACTTTTCTTTCTCGAAGAACCAGTTATAGCCCTTCCCATGGTCCTATATGTCTCCTCCCAAGCAAATTACTCCCCATGGAAACTCATCAAACAGCTTAGGGAAGTCAGTGAGGTCGATGATATTGTTATCGACCGAATGAGATGGATCCATAATGAAGAAGATGTGATGTATAACATACAACATCACCATGAATACTGCATCATAGTCTTCTTCAATGTGACAATTTATGTTCTCAAAAACTTCATATATTTGTTTGTGCATTAAGCTCCGACTTCCTTTGAAGTACAAATCTCTCAatccattcttcttctttgaattACTCATCCTTTGCAAAATTGGTTTCATATCACAAAATCTCAACCTGTTGATAAGTCTGAACTCCCAATCTCCAAATTTGAGTTCAACTCATTTAACGTTGAACCACGTCTCTCTATGTTTCGGTTCGGTCAGAGTAATCTCTCTAGTTATTACACCATGGCATATGGGAGTAGATAATGTACACAGTTCCATATCCACAAAATGTCTAAAAGAACTCATCTTAAACATTTTCATCTGATTTTTTGACAATTTACTCTTCACTTCCTTCATTACCTCCAAGTCATACCTCACTGTGATTGATGTCTTTCTATTCAAGCAAAATGGATACTTGAATCCTTTAAATTCCTTTCATACTACAATCCAGAGGTACTCCTCTATTTCTCTTCTTGGAATCCTTCATAGAAGAATCCTTGGTTGAAACCTTCacattataacaaaaaaaattttttgTCATTTAGTGTAAGggaaacaagaaaaacaaaactactACGTAGTTAACCAAACTGCAAAAACAAACAAGTTTAAAATATTTCGTAGTTGAAGCAACTGCGAAACGGATGATAAAGTCTTCGTAGTTCCTGCAATCCCTTTGCAGTGTATGAGACTATGAAGGTACTCCTCCATTCAATTGCTTTGATAGTCATGAACAACCTTCTACGGTGAAAGTAAATGTGAAGGAAATTCAACTGACTGATATGAATTTCCTCCGCAGTTGCTTCCACTACGGAAGGTTTTTCATGACTACGAAACTATCGAGTTGCTAAAATAAGAGGATTTTTAACACATTCAATCATGCAGATACATCCCAAATAAGTTTTCAATGCATAAACATGCTATTAAACATAACTCTAACCCCAAATATGGTTTTAAATCATACGAAAAACTATACCATAAACCCGCAAACCCTAACAAGTCCCAAAAATCACACGATTTCATGTTATTAGATATAAGGAGATTGAAACGTACTTCTTTCCGACCTTTGCCATTGAATTTGATGCAAAAATCCGTCGAAAATTGCAGCAATTGTTCGCAAGTGTTACCACGTTGAGAGGATGTTATAGTTCCTTTGTATAATAACTTTAAGTTGGTGGTTTGAACAAAATAGTAGTATTTCGGATGAAAGTATCTAGTTTGATAAGATGTATTGgacaaattttataattattgctTTTTAAATTCCAAATCGAGTCCCCAAAATTGCTCATTATTGGAAGTGTGAACAAATTTGGACATACTCCCAAAATGCTCGTCCATTTCCATCTCTTTCATATTTGGctatgtatttttaaaaaaaattcaacaatgAATCAGGATTATATCGGTTTCGACCACTCATATAATACCACGTCATGATGTATATCATTTGAATGGAGGAACTAATAATGGTCCGGgtcttcttcaaaaaaaaaaataatggtcCGGGTCTACATTAAAATTTCTTGTACTTTTGTCCTTTTTTTAGTGGTACCATGTGTCTTCTCCTTTAGCTATAATTTCAGATCTTTCCTGATTTTCCTTCGATACATTCAACCATGTCTAAACTGGTGCTTGACCTCTCTCCACTCCTCAAGGTCTATGAAGATGGGCATGTCGATAGACTCCTGGGCACCACAATTGTTCCCCCATCTCTTGATGATCCTGAAACCCATGTCCAATCCAAAGACGTTGTCTATTGTCCTCAATCAAATCTATCTTCAAGACTTTATCTTCCAAAATCCACACCCCCAAATCAAAAACTCCCCCTTCTTGTTTACTTCCATGGCGGTGCATTTTGCATTGAAACTGCCTTCTCTCCTACATATCATAACTACCTCAACAAACTAGTTTCAGAGGCTAATGTTGCAGTTGTCTCCGTTGACTACAGAAGAGCCCCTGAACACCCACTTCCTGCTGCATATGATGATTCATTGACAGCCCTCAAATGGGTTGCTTCTCATTCCAAAGGAGATGGCCCTGAAGAGTGGCTAAATCTCTATGCTGATCTTGATCATGTTTTTCTTGCAGGTGATAGTGCTGGTGCTAACATAGCTCACTTTATTGCTATGAGATTTGGTCAAGAGAAATTGGGTGGGATTAATTTGTTAGGGATTGTTCTTATACATCCTTATTTTTGGGGTAAAGATCCTATTGGAGATGAGGATAAGAATTTGGAAGTGAAATCAATGATTGATTCTTTGTGGCTTTTTGCATATCCAAGCGTAAGTGGGTTAGATGATCCAGTGATAAATCCAGCTTTTGATTCAAATTTGAGTAAGTTGGGGTGTAGGAAACTTCTAGTTAT comes from the Euphorbia lathyris chromosome 5, ddEupLath1.1, whole genome shotgun sequence genome and includes:
- the LOC136231323 gene encoding probable carboxylesterase 12, producing the protein MSKLVLDLSPLLKVYEDGHVDRLLGTTIVPPSLDDPETHVQSKDVVYCPQSNLSSRLYLPKSTPPNQKLPLLVYFHGGAFCIETAFSPTYHNYLNKLVSEANVAVVSVDYRRAPEHPLPAAYDDSLTALKWVASHSKGDGPEEWLNLYADLDHVFLAGDSAGANIAHFIAMRFGQEKLGGINLLGIVLIHPYFWGKDPIGDEDKNLEVKSMIDSLWLFAYPSVSGLDDPVINPAFDSNLSKLGCRKLLVIVAEKDMLKNRGWDYYEKVKESGWDGCVEIMEAKEEEHVFHLTKPSCDNAVEMLKKIVEFLNQAN